The Pedobacter mucosus genome window below encodes:
- a CDS encoding zinc-dependent metalloprotease, with translation MNKKFYLITASILLLGNASLNAQTAPVATKTQSTAPAASISTFTKDFKKYEGYFTFYYDEKTGKIFLEVNKFDQDFLYFSSLTDGAGRNAERGQAAANVAKFIKVGPKVFLLEPNLNFRAGNGNKDEINTVEGSFAKSIIWGFAPVANEDGKSLIDLTPFLIRDSQNIGGSLAAPASSGGPSGRGLATGGGVYKVDETRSAVFLPNTKNFPKNTEFEAMLTFTGGAPTGRGNIAPDANAVTVRMHQSFVELPDGNFKQRKFDPRSSFNLFSYTDFSAPMDEALIKRFTRRHRLEKKDPNAKISEAVHPIVYYIDRGAPAPIKKALIEGGAFWNEAFEAAGYKNAFQVKELPEGADPMDIRYNVVNWITRAGSPRAFSYGSSYSDPRTGEIIKGVVTLGSDRHRQDYMIAEGLLQPYVDGKPVNKAMEEMAIARIRQLSAHEIGHTLGLTHNFAASPKDRASVMDYPFPRINLKTDGTIDLSNAYAKGIGSWDKRAIMWGYTDFPKGTDENLALDKIMNETLKLGFQYIPDIGGYVHPASHQWDDGANPIEELNKLLKIRRQVLNNFSEKAIVKDAPMATIEEVLVPIYLLHRYQIEAVAKSIGGLYFTHAIKNDGQIPTKMVEPAQQWSAFDALMATISPEALALPEGLIAKIPPRPTGYPSSAETFSGYTGPTFDPIAAAETAANETISSLLNPARAARLIEYNARDEKQPGFMAITDRLIEKTWKAKQQGGYNGQLQILVNNLTLKYLLQLAANADASESVRGEALLKVQELEQWITGSMSNTTLAKQKANLLFGLSQIKDFKESPSKFQPVPAQIMPAGAPIGMNGLDFLNDYDFK, from the coding sequence ATGAATAAAAAATTCTACTTAATTACTGCATCCATATTATTGCTTGGCAATGCTTCCTTAAATGCTCAAACAGCTCCAGTTGCCACAAAAACTCAATCAACTGCGCCAGCAGCCAGCATTTCTACCTTCACAAAAGATTTTAAAAAGTACGAGGGTTATTTTACTTTTTACTATGATGAAAAAACTGGCAAAATATTTCTGGAGGTAAATAAATTCGACCAGGACTTTCTTTATTTCAGCTCTTTAACAGATGGCGCTGGAAGGAACGCAGAACGTGGCCAAGCAGCGGCTAATGTTGCCAAATTTATAAAAGTCGGGCCAAAAGTTTTTCTATTAGAGCCAAATTTAAACTTTAGAGCGGGCAATGGAAATAAGGATGAAATAAACACTGTAGAGGGATCATTTGCAAAATCTATAATTTGGGGTTTTGCACCTGTAGCCAATGAAGACGGAAAAAGTTTAATTGATTTAACACCTTTTTTAATCCGCGATAGTCAGAATATTGGCGGTAGTTTGGCTGCGCCAGCATCTTCTGGCGGTCCTAGCGGAAGAGGCTTGGCAACTGGTGGTGGAGTCTATAAAGTTGATGAAACGCGATCAGCAGTTTTCCTTCCGAATACAAAAAACTTTCCTAAAAATACAGAGTTTGAAGCCATGCTTACTTTTACCGGCGGCGCACCAACTGGTAGGGGAAACATTGCTCCGGATGCAAATGCAGTTACCGTTAGAATGCACCAATCTTTTGTTGAATTACCAGATGGAAACTTCAAACAAAGAAAGTTTGATCCTCGCTCCAGCTTCAATTTATTTAGTTATACCGATTTTTCGGCGCCGATGGATGAAGCACTAATAAAGCGATTTACGCGTAGACATCGTTTAGAAAAAAAAGATCCTAATGCTAAAATTAGCGAGGCTGTACATCCAATTGTATATTATATAGATCGCGGCGCTCCAGCCCCAATTAAAAAAGCATTAATAGAAGGTGGCGCTTTTTGGAATGAAGCTTTTGAAGCAGCAGGCTATAAAAATGCTTTTCAGGTAAAAGAACTTCCAGAAGGTGCTGATCCTATGGATATTAGGTATAATGTGGTAAACTGGATTACTCGTGCCGGAAGCCCAAGGGCATTCTCTTATGGTTCATCTTACAGCGATCCTCGAACAGGTGAAATTATAAAAGGAGTAGTGACTTTAGGATCTGATCGCCATCGCCAAGATTATATGATTGCGGAAGGTTTATTGCAACCTTATGTGGATGGAAAACCGGTAAATAAAGCAATGGAAGAAATGGCAATTGCAAGGATTAGGCAATTATCTGCCCATGAAATCGGTCATACTTTAGGTTTGACACATAATTTTGCTGCCAGTCCGAAAGATAGAGCCTCCGTTATGGATTACCCATTTCCTCGCATAAACCTTAAAACAGATGGAACTATAGATCTATCTAATGCTTATGCAAAAGGCATAGGAAGTTGGGATAAAAGAGCCATTATGTGGGGCTATACAGACTTTCCAAAAGGAACAGATGAAAATTTGGCGTTAGATAAAATCATGAACGAAACCTTGAAACTTGGTTTTCAATATATTCCTGATATTGGTGGTTATGTTCATCCTGCTTCTCACCAATGGGATGATGGTGCAAATCCTATTGAGGAGCTTAATAAATTATTAAAAATTCGCCGGCAGGTTTTAAATAATTTTTCGGAGAAGGCGATTGTGAAAGATGCGCCAATGGCAACTATTGAAGAGGTTCTAGTACCGATTTATCTTTTACATCGTTATCAAATCGAAGCTGTTGCAAAGTCAATCGGTGGGTTATACTTTACGCATGCTATTAAAAACGATGGCCAAATTCCTACAAAAATGGTCGAACCTGCCCAGCAATGGAGTGCTTTTGATGCTTTGATGGCGACTATTTCTCCTGAGGCATTGGCGCTTCCAGAAGGATTAATTGCTAAAATTCCTCCTCGTCCGACAGGTTATCCATCTTCCGCAGAAACGTTTTCGGGTTATACTGGACCAACTTTTGATCCGATAGCTGCAGCAGAAACCGCTGCTAACGAAACGATTTCGTCTCTATTAAATCCTGCAAGGGCAGCCCGATTAATAGAATACAATGCAAGAGATGAAAAACAACCGGGATTTATGGCAATCACTGACAGACTAATTGAAAAAACTTGGAAGGCTAAACAACAAGGTGGTTACAATGGTCAATTGCAAATACTGGTTAATAACCTTACGCTGAAATATTTGCTTCAACTTGCCGCTAATGCAGATGCTTCAGAAAGCGTTCGAGGTGAAGCTTTATTGAAAGTACAAGAATTGGAGCAGTGGATAACAGGCTCAATGTCAAATACCACATTGGCAAAGCAAAAAGCCAACCTTTTATTTGGTTTATCACAAATTAAAGATTTTAAAGAATCACCATCAAAGTTTCAACCCGTACCAGCACAAATTATGCCTGCAGGTGCTCCAATTGGAATGAATGGGCTGGATTTTCTAAATGACTATGATTTTAAATAA
- the glgP gene encoding alpha-glucan family phosphorylase, with amino-acid sequence MTPTDIFGYTPDPQYKKSVAYFSMEFAIDQSLKIYSGGLGFLSGSHLRSAYELKQNLIGIGMLWKYGYYDQLRSKENEMKPEFIQKDYSFLEDTGIVFSVPIHNTTVLVKAFLLRPETFGSAPLFLLSTDLPENDEVSKSITHRLYDPNETTRIAQSIILGIGGGLLLDQLNIQPDIYHMNEGHAVPLNFFLYSKFKSVDEIKKRLVFTTHTPELAGNEEHNFDLLKEMAFFYHLQIHEVKYILGLEGDQFNYTLAALKFAGKANGVSKLHGHVAQDMWGGYDGICEITSITNAQNQLYWQDKMLAENLKANNAQGLSTRKKELKSQLFKEVANQTGKIFDENIITIVWARRFAAYKRADLLMYDWDRFIKLLGNAETPVQIIWAGKPYPEDTGAIKMFNEIIEKTKSFSNCAVVTGYELGLSALLKKGSDVWLNNPKMYREASGTSGMTAAMNGSINLSLPDGWVPEFAIDEENCFIIQPAADDLSESDRDIKENSNLLDVIENQVLPTYYQNPTKWSSMITKGNEGVLAEFESSRMAKEYYEKLYA; translated from the coding sequence ATGACCCCAACAGATATTTTTGGCTATACGCCAGATCCTCAATACAAAAAATCAGTCGCTTATTTTTCAATGGAGTTTGCTATCGATCAATCACTAAAAATATACAGTGGCGGTTTAGGTTTCCTATCTGGATCTCATTTAAGAAGTGCATATGAACTAAAGCAAAACTTAATTGGCATCGGTATGCTATGGAAATATGGCTATTACGATCAATTAAGGAGTAAAGAGAATGAAATGAAACCTGAATTTATTCAAAAAGATTATTCCTTTTTGGAAGATACGGGTATAGTTTTTTCTGTTCCAATTCACAACACCACTGTTTTGGTAAAAGCTTTTTTGTTACGACCAGAAACCTTTGGATCGGCACCACTATTTTTACTCAGTACAGATTTGCCTGAAAATGACGAAGTAAGCAAAAGCATTACGCATCGTTTATACGATCCGAATGAAACTACCCGTATTGCCCAATCTATCATTTTAGGTATTGGCGGTGGTTTATTGTTGGATCAATTAAATATTCAACCGGATATTTATCACATGAATGAAGGCCATGCCGTACCCTTAAATTTTTTCCTTTATTCAAAATTTAAAAGCGTAGATGAGATAAAAAAACGATTGGTTTTTACTACGCATACACCCGAACTTGCCGGTAATGAAGAGCATAATTTTGATTTACTTAAAGAAATGGCCTTCTTTTATCATTTGCAAATTCATGAGGTTAAGTATATTCTTGGCTTAGAAGGAGATCAATTTAACTATACTTTAGCAGCGCTGAAGTTTGCTGGGAAAGCGAATGGCGTTTCGAAGCTGCATGGTCATGTTGCTCAGGATATGTGGGGTGGGTACGATGGGATTTGCGAAATCACCTCGATTACAAATGCTCAAAATCAATTATATTGGCAAGATAAAATGTTAGCAGAGAATTTAAAAGCGAACAATGCGCAAGGATTAAGTACTCGAAAAAAAGAATTAAAATCACAACTTTTTAAAGAAGTTGCAAATCAAACTGGGAAAATTTTTGATGAAAATATAATTACAATCGTGTGGGCCCGACGATTTGCTGCTTATAAAAGGGCGGATCTTTTAATGTACGATTGGGACCGTTTTATAAAATTGCTTGGTAATGCTGAAACTCCTGTACAAATAATTTGGGCTGGAAAGCCTTATCCTGAAGATACTGGGGCAATTAAAATGTTTAATGAAATAATTGAAAAAACAAAATCGTTCTCAAATTGTGCTGTAGTTACTGGTTATGAACTTGGTTTATCGGCATTGCTAAAAAAAGGATCGGATGTTTGGTTAAACAATCCAAAAATGTATCGTGAAGCATCAGGTACTAGCGGAATGACAGCCGCAATGAATGGTTCTATCAACTTATCATTACCAGATGGTTGGGTTCCAGAGTTTGCGATTGATGAAGAAAACTGTTTTATTATTCAGCCAGCTGCAGATGATTTATCGGAAAGTGATCGTGATATTAAAGAAAATAGCAATCTTTTAGATGTTATTGAAAATCAAGTTCTGCCAACTTACTACCAAAATCCTACTAAATGGAGTTCGATGATTACCAAGGGAAATGAAGGTGTACTTGCTGAATTCGAATCTTCGAGAATGGCAAAAGAATATTATGAAAAATTGTATGCGTAG
- a CDS encoding lysoplasmalogenase, with amino-acid sequence MPRKLYSIILSLIFIVQLYGQYTNHILLVTFAKIFFFATLLLWLFVATKLKGRFHKRIFTGLIFALVNTIFFSLQAKNTWFFIYGIISILLCYVFYIRAYTLDHKSNPEYKNPYILWVIGGFATYCSGMFFYLQPSLGAMQFPVLMFAIIITFMAIMAFNRYGKVNVYSFQLIFVGSLFLILANSVWAITMFKQPIPQSEALNSGALLIAQYLIIYGTITRQLLITKTEI; translated from the coding sequence ATGCCACGCAAACTTTATAGCATCATTCTATCATTAATTTTTATTGTTCAGCTTTACGGCCAATACACAAATCATATTCTACTTGTAACTTTTGCGAAAATATTTTTCTTTGCTACCTTATTGTTGTGGCTTTTTGTAGCAACTAAATTAAAAGGTCGGTTTCATAAAAGAATTTTTACAGGCCTGATTTTCGCACTAGTCAACACCATATTTTTTTCATTGCAAGCAAAAAATACTTGGTTTTTTATTTATGGAATAATCTCGATTTTACTATGTTATGTTTTTTATATCAGAGCATATACGCTAGACCATAAATCAAATCCCGAATATAAAAATCCTTACATCCTTTGGGTAATTGGGGGCTTTGCAACCTATTGCTCTGGCATGTTTTTTTATTTGCAGCCGAGTCTTGGTGCAATGCAATTTCCAGTATTAATGTTTGCAATAATTATTACTTTCATGGCAATAATGGCCTTTAATCGTTATGGAAAGGTAAATGTCTACAGTTTTCAACTCATATTTGTTGGCTCACTATTCTTAATTTTGGCGAATAGCGTTTGGGCAATTACAATGTTTAAGCAACCAATTCCACAAAGTGAAGCTTTAAATTCAGGAGCATTGCTAATTGCTCAATATTTAATTATTTATGGTACAATAACCAGACAGTTGTTAATCACCAAAACAGAGATTTAA
- a CDS encoding phosphatase PAP2 family protein: protein MKIKVRSLVAILILLILSFILLSVFIAAHPIFQMDIEISLFMQLYQANWLDKFMLAISFFGELPYSLLMVLVVAGIFFQQKFKREAYFISSILLSGLIILGIKSIINRPRPTSFYVRLVEINRFQSYPSGHVLSYTIFFGFMIVLMNTIHDIPIVTKKIINSISIFFLILIAPSRIYLGAHWFTDTVGGFLLGLICLFPLCYFYLNREREIK from the coding sequence ATGAAAATTAAAGTTCGCAGCCTAGTTGCTATCTTAATTCTATTGATTTTATCGTTTATCCTACTAAGTGTCTTCATTGCAGCGCATCCCATATTTCAAATGGATATTGAAATATCTCTGTTTATGCAATTATATCAAGCAAATTGGCTCGACAAATTCATGTTAGCAATCAGTTTTTTTGGCGAATTGCCTTATTCTTTATTAATGGTTTTAGTAGTTGCAGGCATTTTCTTTCAACAAAAATTTAAGCGTGAAGCATATTTTATCAGCTCAATTTTACTATCCGGATTAATTATTTTAGGCATTAAAAGTATTATAAATCGACCAAGACCAACTTCTTTTTACGTTCGGTTAGTTGAAATAAATCGGTTTCAAAGTTATCCAAGCGGACATGTTTTATCCTATACTATATTCTTCGGATTTATGATTGTTCTAATGAATACTATACATGATATACCTATTGTTACCAAAAAAATCATTAACAGTATTTCGATTTTCTTTTTAATATTGATAGCCCCTTCGAGAATATATTTAGGAGCACACTGGTTCACAGACACCGTTGGAGGCTTTCTACTAGGTTTAATCTGTTTATTTCCATTATGTTATTTCTATTTAAATAGAGAAAGAGAAATTAAATAG
- a CDS encoding HAD family hydrolase, producing MLEIKPKAFLFDLNGTMIDDMNFHNHAWHNILTKDLGAEISFEAVKKEMYGKNKDLLERVFGIGHFSQERIDQISIEKEKRYQAVYKEHLALIPGLANFLNKAKQANIFMAIGSAAIPFNINFVLDNLNIRSYFKAIVSAEDVENSKPDPETFTKGAELLGVKFNECIVFEDAPKGVEAAKNAGMKCIALTTMHTAEEFDAYDNIIGFVKDYNDPILETLF from the coding sequence ATGTTGGAAATAAAACCAAAAGCATTTCTTTTTGATCTTAACGGTACCATGATTGATGATATGAATTTTCATAATCATGCTTGGCACAATATACTTACAAAAGATTTAGGTGCTGAAATAAGTTTTGAGGCCGTAAAAAAAGAAATGTACGGCAAAAACAAAGATTTATTAGAACGCGTTTTTGGTATTGGCCACTTCTCTCAAGAGCGAATTGATCAAATCTCGATTGAAAAAGAAAAAAGATATCAAGCCGTTTACAAAGAACATTTAGCACTGATTCCTGGATTAGCTAATTTTTTAAATAAAGCAAAACAGGCCAATATTTTTATGGCTATTGGTTCTGCTGCAATACCATTTAATATAAATTTTGTGCTCGATAATTTAAATATCCGATCTTATTTTAAAGCTATTGTGAGTGCAGAAGATGTAGAAAATAGTAAACCTGATCCGGAAACTTTTACTAAGGGAGCCGAACTTCTAGGTGTAAAGTTTAACGAATGTATTGTTTTTGAAGATGCTCCAAAAGGTGTTGAAGCTGCGAAAAACGCAGGAATGAAATGTATTGCCTTAACCACAATGCATACAGCTGAAGAATTTGATGCTTACGATAATATCATTGGTTTCGTAAAAGATTATAATGATCCGATTTTAGAAACTTTATTTTAA
- the mgrA gene encoding L-glyceraldehyde 3-phosphate reductase, which produces MNQYISENRYDKMLYRRCGNSGLKLPVVSLGLWHNFGHVNVFENSKDLIYTAFNNGITHFDLANNYGPPPGSAEEVFGKILHNDFKNYRDEMIISSKAGYKMWDGPYGEWGSKKYLVSSLDQSLKRMKLDYVDIFYHHRPDLETPLEETMAALSLIVQQGKALYVGISNYEADRAEEAITILRQNGTPCLIHQPKYSMFERWVEKDLLGILAKNSVGCIPFSPLAQGLLTDKYLHGIPADSRVATSGIFLKESNITAEKISQISKLNDIAISRGQKLAHMALSWILKDPAVTSVLIGASKPEQITDSIKALDNLAFSEEELQQINKILG; this is translated from the coding sequence ATGAATCAGTATATCTCAGAAAATCGCTATGATAAAATGCTATACCGCCGTTGCGGAAATAGTGGCTTAAAATTACCTGTCGTTTCTTTAGGTTTATGGCATAATTTCGGCCATGTAAATGTATTTGAAAACAGTAAAGATTTAATTTACACTGCATTTAACAATGGCATTACCCATTTCGATTTAGCCAATAATTATGGGCCTCCTCCAGGTTCGGCTGAAGAAGTGTTTGGTAAAATACTACATAATGATTTTAAAAATTATCGTGATGAAATGATCATATCGAGTAAGGCTGGTTACAAAATGTGGGATGGACCTTATGGAGAATGGGGTTCTAAGAAATACCTTGTTTCTAGTTTAGATCAGAGTTTAAAAAGAATGAAGTTAGATTATGTTGATATATTTTATCATCATCGTCCGGATTTAGAAACGCCTTTAGAAGAAACTATGGCTGCATTAAGTCTTATTGTACAGCAAGGAAAAGCTTTATATGTTGGGATTTCAAATTACGAAGCCGATCGAGCTGAAGAAGCGATAACAATTTTAAGACAAAATGGTACGCCTTGCTTAATTCATCAACCTAAATATTCGATGTTTGAACGTTGGGTAGAAAAAGATTTATTGGGTATTCTTGCTAAAAATAGTGTGGGTTGCATACCATTTTCACCCCTAGCCCAAGGATTATTAACCGATAAATATTTGCATGGTATTCCTGCAGATTCTCGTGTTGCGACCAGCGGCATCTTTTTGAAGGAAAGTAATATTACAGCGGAGAAAATATCACAAATTTCTAAATTAAACGATATTGCAATTTCAAGAGGACAAAAGTTAGCACATATGGCGCTATCTTGGATTTTGAAAGATCCAGCAGTTACCTCAGTGCTAATCGGCGCTAGTAAACCAGAACAAATTACCGACTCCATAAAAGCTTTAGACAACCTTGCTTTTTCTGAGGAAGAATTGCAACAGATTAATAAAATTTTAGGTTGA
- a CDS encoding cation diffusion facilitator family transporter, with protein MAKANKSIYSALAANLLIAITKFIAGAFTNSSSMIAEGIHSTVDTSNQLLLLYGLKRSTKPPDKYRPFGYGKELYFWSFIVSIMIFGLGGIVSIAQGIVHIRTPEILGNPGWNYAVLALSFVFEGASLIIALKEFDKTRKGLSWWKAIIKSKDPSGFLVLFEDGAAVLGLLIVFVLMVCSHNFNMPVLDGLASVLVGTLLIFVSFILARESRSLLMGEGLTPLTQQKIKEIVEKDNDVIETKNILSTYQSPKEVLLVLLVTFQSKLTTEDLANAINRLRENIKSEFSVIKFVIIQPESINQIQKDTL; from the coding sequence ATGGCAAAGGCTAACAAATCAATTTATAGTGCATTAGCAGCCAATCTTTTAATTGCCATTACAAAATTTATTGCAGGAGCATTTACCAATAGCTCATCAATGATTGCAGAAGGAATCCACTCAACGGTAGATACCAGTAACCAGCTACTATTGTTATATGGATTAAAAAGAAGCACAAAACCACCTGATAAATACCGCCCATTTGGATATGGAAAAGAGCTTTATTTTTGGTCGTTTATTGTATCTATCATGATTTTTGGTTTGGGCGGAATCGTCTCAATCGCTCAAGGTATAGTGCATATCCGTACACCAGAAATACTTGGAAATCCTGGTTGGAATTATGCTGTTTTAGCGCTATCATTTGTTTTTGAAGGTGCATCTCTAATTATTGCGCTTAAAGAATTTGATAAAACAAGAAAGGGCTTATCATGGTGGAAAGCTATTATAAAAAGTAAAGATCCTTCGGGTTTTTTAGTGCTTTTTGAAGATGGAGCGGCAGTTTTAGGCTTATTAATCGTCTTTGTTTTAATGGTATGTAGCCACAATTTTAATATGCCTGTTTTGGATGGACTTGCCTCAGTTTTAGTAGGTACCTTATTAATTTTTGTTTCGTTCATCTTAGCCAGAGAGAGCAGAAGTTTATTAATGGGCGAAGGATTAACACCGCTAACCCAGCAAAAAATTAAAGAAATTGTTGAGAAAGATAACGATGTAATTGAAACTAAAAATATACTTTCTACTTATCAATCTCCAAAAGAAGTTTTGTTGGTGCTATTGGTCACTTTTCAATCCAAACTAACTACCGAAGATTTAGCAAACGCAATTAACCGATTAAGAGAAAATATCAAAAGTGAATTCAGCGTGATCAAGTTTGTAATTATTCAGCCTGAATCTATTAATCAAATACAAAAAGATACATTATAG
- a CDS encoding DUF3095 domain-containing protein, translating to MNPNQDHFYSNLPVNKISLSELLLKDKQFQSIPQDWHVIITDIKSSTSAVLSGLHENVNLIATGSIVTVLNIAFKANISIPFFFGGDGATFIIPPSIVTKAMSALALYKANTLANFNLDLRTGIVSVEEIYNQNHQLKISKFSNMGNFTIPVVLGDGLSYAEKIIKGDDYLSSDHGADNEELDLSGMQCRWDKIAPPENSEEVVTLIVVAQSCDKQAAVFSRVIKFIDKIYGLPEKRQPISIPKLIFKTSFNNLGREMRNRLGKINLIELAKTWMINLYGFIYFRTNSGKNYLKKLVEMSDTLVIDGRINTVITGTKKQRFELEKALGLMEKNDEIYFALYVSDESVMSCYVRDLVDDHIHFIDGSEGGYTQAAKILKQKLKSAL from the coding sequence ATGAATCCGAACCAAGATCACTTCTATTCCAATTTACCAGTAAATAAAATATCTCTTAGTGAATTGTTATTGAAGGATAAGCAATTTCAAAGTATTCCTCAAGATTGGCATGTAATCATCACTGATATTAAAAGCTCTACTTCCGCAGTGCTTAGCGGTTTGCATGAAAATGTTAATTTAATAGCCACAGGCAGTATTGTTACTGTTTTAAATATTGCCTTCAAAGCAAATATTTCCATACCTTTTTTCTTTGGAGGAGATGGCGCTACATTCATTATTCCACCTTCAATTGTGACTAAAGCAATGAGTGCTTTGGCGCTCTACAAGGCAAATACCTTAGCTAATTTTAATCTAGATTTGAGAACAGGCATCGTTTCAGTTGAAGAAATTTATAATCAAAATCACCAGTTAAAAATTTCGAAATTCAGTAATATGGGCAATTTTACTATTCCGGTGGTTTTGGGTGACGGACTAAGCTATGCTGAAAAAATTATTAAAGGTGATGATTATCTTTCTTCAGATCATGGTGCAGATAATGAGGAACTGGATTTAAGCGGTATGCAATGCCGTTGGGATAAAATTGCCCCGCCAGAAAATAGTGAAGAAGTAGTAACCTTAATTGTTGTTGCGCAAAGTTGTGATAAGCAGGCAGCAGTTTTTAGCCGAGTGATAAAATTTATAGATAAAATTTATGGTCTTCCAGAAAAACGGCAGCCAATATCTATTCCTAAACTAATTTTTAAAACAAGTTTTAACAACTTAGGTAGAGAAATGAGAAACCGGCTTGGCAAAATAAATCTTATTGAACTCGCTAAAACCTGGATGATTAATCTGTATGGATTCATATATTTTAGAACCAATAGCGGTAAAAATTATCTAAAAAAATTGGTAGAAATGTCGGATACTTTGGTGATCGATGGAAGAATAAATACGGTTATAACAGGCACTAAAAAGCAGCGGTTCGAACTTGAAAAAGCTTTAGGTTTAATGGAAAAAAATGATGAAATCTATTTTGCGTTGTATGTAAGTGATGAATCTGTTATGTCTTGTTATGTTAGGGATTTAGTAGATGATCATATTCATTTTATTGATGGATCGGAAGGTGGATATACGCAAGCAGCAAAAATTTTGAAGCAAAAACTTAAATCAGCACTATAA